A window of the Zeugodacus cucurbitae isolate PBARC_wt_2022May chromosome 2, idZeuCucr1.2, whole genome shotgun sequence genome harbors these coding sequences:
- the Orct_7 gene encoding organic cation transporter protein: protein MAVDYVLEDLMAKLGEFGRYQAIQFFLQVLSGLTAGLHMLSLVTIAAVPEHRCFIEGVDNSSYSFTPWNSSAILAAIPLKPTGELDNCHMYDAQNNTVACTSYVYDRTYYQDSRAIDWNLVCDRRWLGSVAQTVLMLGVFTGAVTLGGLADKVGRKTVFCWSALLQLIIGVAVAFIPEYFSFMAARFFLGLFGSAGAYICGFVLTMELVGASKRTVCGITFQTVFAGGIMLVAGWGALIKDRQLLQIIYGLHGVLFLGHWWWLDESPRWLWMQGRAEEAVDIVIRGLRINGSGIPVDKNYYVQKAKQQTAVEEKPSAGLGGLFSTPNLRMKTLNVCLCWFANSLVYYGLSLSAGKLYGNPFLILFIMGLVEFPSYFTIMVVLDRLGRRPITSTLMIAGGLCCIVTAFIAQGSNLSTGIVMMGKLFIAGSFAVIYNYSAELFPTVVRNSAMGLGSMCARLSGALTPLITLLDSFDPKIPAVVFGIISLLSGFWVMFLPETMNQPMPESLEDGENFGKGDTWFAQCAGRKPRRESTYLEDPEQMVPLKTIQK, encoded by the exons ATGGCTGTGGATTACGTACTTGAAGACCTAATGGCTAAACTTG GCGAGTTTGGACGCTATCAGGCTATACAATTCTTTCTCCAAGTGCTCTCTGGCCTAACGGCTGGTCTGCATATGCTCTCGCTAGTTACCATTGCCGCCGTGCCAGAACATCGTTGCTTCATTGAGGGCGTCGACAATAGCAGTTACTCCTTCACACCTTGGAACTCATCGGCCATACTCGCAGCGATACCGTTGAAACCCACAGGCGAGCTGGATAACTGTCATATGTACGATGCGCAAAACAATACAGTCGCGTGTACTTCGTACGTCTACGATCGTACATATTATCAAGACTCACGCGCTATCGATTGGAATTTAGTATGCGATCGCCGATGGCTCGGTTCTGTGGCGCAAACTGTGCTAATGTTGGGCGTGTTTACCGGCGCCGTGACTTTGGGTGGTCTAGCCGACAAAGTTGGACGTAAAACAGTATTCTGTTGGTCGGCGCTATTGCAGTTGATTATTGGTGTCGCTGTGGCATTCATACCGGAGTATTTTTCATTTATGGCAGCGCGTTTCTTCCTGGGTCTTTTCGGCTCGGCTGGCGCGTATATTTGTGGCTTCGTACTCACCATGGAACTGGTGGGTGCTAGTAAACGTACCGTGTGCGGTATTACATTCCAG ACTGTCTTTGCCGGCGGCATCATGTTGGTAGCTGGTTGGGGCGCACTCATTAAGGATCGTCAGCTGCTGCAAATTATTTATGGCCTACACGGTGTGCTCTTCCTCGGCCACTGGTGGTGGTTAGATGAATCGCCCCGTTGGTTATGGATGCAGGGACGTGCTGAAGAGGCGGTCGATATTGTCATCAGAGGTTTACGCATTAACGGCTCTGGCATACCGGTGGATAAGAATTACTACGTACAGAAAGCCAAACAACAGACTGCAGTAGAGGAGAAGCCCTCCGCCGGTTTGGGTGGTCTCTTCAGCACACCTAATTTGCGTATGAAGACACTTAATGTGTGCCTCTGTTGGTTTGCCAACTCGCTTGTCTATTACGGACTCTCACTCAGCGCTGGCAAATTATATGGTAACCCTTTCCTGATACTCTTCATTATGGGTCTCGTAGAATTCCCCAGTTACTTTACCATTATGGTTGTACTAGATCGTTTGGGTCGTCGCCCCATCACCAGCACGCTTATGATTGCCGGCGGTCTATGTTGTATTGTAACGGCATTCATTGCACAAGGTAGCAACTTGTCGACAGGGATTGTGATGATGGGTAAACTGTTTATTGCCGGTTCCTTTGCTGTAATCTACAACTACTCGGCTGAGCTGTTTCCAACGGTTGTGCGTAACTCGGCAATGGGTTTGGGTTCCATGTGCGCGCGTTTATCCGGTGCACTCACACCACTCATCACCCTACTTGATTCCTTTGATCCGAAAATTCCTGCCGTAGTCTTCGGCATTATTTCACTGTTATCTGGTTTTTGGGTTATGTTCCTGCCGGAGACAATGAACCAACCCATGCCCGAGTCGTTAGAAGATGGTGAAAACTTTGGCAAGGGTGACACGTGGTTCGCACAATGCGCGGGTCGTAAGCCCAGAAGGGAGAGTACATATCTAGAAGACCCTGAACAGATGGTGCCACTGAAAACGATTCAGAAATAA